One window of Flavobacterium ammonificans genomic DNA carries:
- a CDS encoding DUF3467 domain-containing protein, which yields MEQQEQINIELDEQTAEGIYSNLAIINHSSSEFVLDFVSIMPGIPKAKVKSRIVLTPQHAKRLLKAIGENIHRFEIAHGEIKDTEQVPIPLNFGPAGQA from the coding sequence ATGGAGCAACAAGAGCAAATCAATATTGAATTAGATGAGCAAACAGCTGAAGGGATTTATTCTAATTTGGCTATAATTAATCATTCTTCTTCAGAATTTGTTTTAGATTTCGTGAGCATTATGCCGGGAATTCCTAAAGCAAAAGTTAAATCAAGAATTGTTTTAACTCCACAACATGCTAAAAGATTATTAAAAGCTATTGGAGAAAATATACATCGTTTTGAAATTGCTCATGGCGAAATTAAAGATACAGAGCAAGTTCCAATTCCACTGAATTTTGGTCCTGCGGGACAAGCATAA
- the rpoC gene encoding DNA-directed RNA polymerase subunit beta', which produces MMNNRNNNKDKNPVKRFNKISIGLASPESILKESRGEVLKPETINYRTHKPERDGLFCERIFGPVKDFECACGKYKRIRYKGIICDRCGVEVTEKKVRRDRVGHINLVVPIAHIWYFRSLPNKIGYILGLPSKKLDMIIYYERYVVIQAGIAQNAEGEPVQRLDFLTEEEYLNILDTLPADNQYLDDFDPNKFVAKMGAECIMDLLARIDLDELSYSLRHSANNETSKQRKTEALKRLQVVESFRESNLNRENRPEWMIMKVVPVIPPELRPLVPLDGGRFATSDLNDLYRRVIIRNNRLKRLMEIKAPEVILRNEKRMLQESVDSLFDNTRKASAVKTESNRPLKSLSDSLKGKQGRFRQNLLGKRVDYSARSVIVVGPELKLFECGIPKDMASELYKPFVIRKLIERGIVKTVKSAKKIIDKKEPVVWDILENVIKGHPVLLNRAPTLHRLGIQAFQPKLIEGKAIQLHPLVCTAFNADFDGDQMAVHLPLGPEAILEAQLLMLASHNILNPANGAPITVPSQDMVLGLYYMTKERLSTPEHKILGQDLTFYSAEEVNIALNEGQLELNARVKIRAKDFNENGELVYKIIQTTAGRVLFNEVVPEAAGYINDVLTKKNLRDIIGHILSVTDVPTTAAFLDNMKDMGYKFAFKGGLSFSLGDIRIPDQKPQLIADARAQVEGISANYNMGLITNNERYNQVIDVWTSTNAQLTEAAMKNIREDQQGFNSVYMMLDSGARGSKEQIRQLTGMRGLMAKPKKSTAGGGEIIENPILSNFKEGLSILEYFISTHGARKGLADTALKTADAGYLTRRLHDVSQDVIVNIDDCGTLRGVEVSALKKNEEIVESLGERILGRVALQDVINPLDNEVLVASGEQITEAIVKAIEASPIEKVEVRSPLTCEALKGICAKCYGRNLATGKITQRGEAVGVIAAQSIGEPGTQLTLRTFHVGGVAGGISEESSIIARFPGKLEIEDLKTVKGEDSEGNAVDIVVSRSTELKLIDEKTGILLSTNNIPYGSSIFVKDGQSVAKGEVICKWDPYNGVIISEFTGKIAYEDLEQGQSFMVEIDEQTGFQEKVISESRNKKLIPTLLVYGKDNELIRSYNLPVGAHLMVDDGEKIKAGKILVKIPRRSSKSGDITGGLPRITELLEARNPSNPAVVSEIDGVVSFGKIKRGNREIIIESKFGEVKKYLVKLSSQILVQENDFVKAGVPLSDGAITPDDILRIQGPAAVQQYLVNEIQEVYRLQGVKINDKHFEVVIRQMMRKVRVQDPGDTLFLEDQLIHTKDFILENDKLYGMKVVEDAGDSDTLKPGQIITPRQLRDENSLLKRTDKNLVVARDVITATATPVLQGITRASLQTKSFISAASFQETTKVLNEAAVAGKVDYLEGLKENVIVGHRIPAGTGMREYDHTIVGSKDDYNEMMANKEEYIY; this is translated from the coding sequence ATGATGAATAATAGAAATAACAATAAGGATAAGAACCCAGTTAAAAGGTTCAATAAAATTTCGATAGGACTTGCTTCTCCTGAATCCATCTTAAAAGAATCAAGAGGTGAAGTGTTAAAGCCTGAAACTATCAACTACAGAACGCACAAACCAGAGCGTGACGGACTTTTCTGCGAAAGAATTTTTGGTCCTGTTAAGGATTTTGAATGTGCTTGTGGAAAATACAAAAGAATTCGTTATAAAGGAATTATTTGTGACCGATGTGGTGTAGAAGTTACGGAGAAAAAAGTACGTAGAGATAGAGTAGGACACATCAACCTTGTTGTGCCAATTGCTCATATCTGGTATTTCCGTTCGCTTCCAAACAAAATTGGATACATCCTTGGATTACCGTCTAAGAAATTAGACATGATTATTTACTACGAAAGATACGTAGTAATCCAAGCGGGTATTGCTCAAAATGCTGAAGGAGAACCAGTACAACGATTAGATTTCTTGACAGAAGAAGAGTATTTGAATATTTTAGATACACTTCCTGCTGACAATCAATATTTAGACGATTTTGATCCAAATAAATTTGTTGCCAAAATGGGAGCAGAGTGTATTATGGATTTATTAGCACGTATCGACTTAGACGAGTTATCATACAGTTTACGTCATAGTGCTAACAATGAAACGTCTAAACAACGTAAAACAGAAGCATTAAAAAGATTACAAGTTGTAGAATCTTTCCGTGAGTCTAACTTGAACCGTGAGAACCGTCCTGAGTGGATGATTATGAAAGTAGTTCCAGTTATTCCACCAGAATTACGTCCGCTTGTGCCACTAGATGGAGGTCGTTTTGCTACTTCTGATTTGAATGATTTATACCGTCGTGTAATTATACGTAACAACCGTTTGAAAAGATTGATGGAGATTAAAGCTCCTGAAGTTATCTTGAGAAACGAAAAACGTATGTTGCAAGAATCTGTGGATTCACTTTTCGATAATACTCGTAAAGCATCTGCAGTAAAAACAGAATCAAACAGACCATTAAAATCATTATCTGATTCATTGAAAGGTAAGCAAGGACGTTTCCGTCAAAACTTACTTGGAAAACGTGTTGATTATTCTGCTCGTTCGGTAATTGTTGTTGGACCTGAGTTGAAATTATTTGAATGTGGTATCCCAAAAGATATGGCATCTGAATTGTACAAACCTTTTGTAATCCGTAAATTGATTGAAAGAGGTATTGTTAAAACGGTAAAATCAGCTAAAAAAATAATTGACAAAAAAGAGCCTGTAGTTTGGGACATCCTTGAAAATGTAATTAAAGGACACCCAGTATTACTGAATCGTGCTCCTACTTTGCACCGTTTAGGTATCCAAGCGTTCCAGCCAAAATTAATTGAAGGAAAAGCAATCCAATTGCACCCTTTAGTGTGTACGGCATTTAACGCGGATTTTGATGGTGACCAGATGGCGGTTCACTTGCCATTAGGACCAGAAGCAATCTTGGAAGCACAATTATTAATGTTGGCTTCTCACAATATTTTGAACCCTGCTAATGGAGCGCCTATCACGGTACCTTCTCAGGACATGGTTTTGGGTCTGTATTATATGACCAAAGAACGTTTATCAACTCCTGAGCATAAAATTTTAGGTCAAGATTTGACTTTCTATTCTGCTGAAGAGGTAAACATCGCATTAAACGAAGGACAATTAGAATTGAATGCTCGTGTAAAAATTAGAGCAAAAGATTTTAACGAAAATGGAGAGTTGGTTTACAAAATAATCCAAACTACTGCGGGTCGTGTCTTGTTTAATGAAGTAGTTCCTGAAGCTGCTGGATATATCAATGATGTATTAACTAAGAAAAACTTAAGAGATATTATTGGTCACATTTTAAGTGTAACTGATGTACCTACTACAGCTGCTTTCTTGGATAATATGAAAGATATGGGGTACAAATTTGCCTTTAAAGGTGGATTGTCATTCTCATTAGGAGATATTCGTATTCCAGATCAAAAACCACAATTAATTGCAGATGCTAGAGCGCAAGTTGAAGGTATTTCTGCTAACTATAACATGGGTCTTATCACCAATAACGAACGTTATAACCAAGTTATTGATGTATGGACTTCAACCAATGCTCAATTGACAGAGGCAGCAATGAAAAACATTAGAGAAGACCAACAAGGTTTCAACTCTGTGTATATGATGCTTGATTCTGGAGCAAGGGGATCTAAAGAACAAATTCGTCAGTTGACTGGTATGCGTGGTTTGATGGCTAAGCCAAAAAAATCAACTGCTGGTGGTGGTGAAATTATTGAAAACCCGATTTTATCTAACTTTAAGGAAGGTCTATCGATCCTTGAGTACTTTATTTCTACTCACGGTGCTCGTAAAGGTCTAGCGGATACCGCTCTTAAAACTGCCGATGCAGGGTACTTGACAAGAAGATTACATGACGTTTCTCAAGATGTTATTGTAAACATTGATGATTGTGGTACTTTAAGAGGTGTTGAAGTTTCTGCTTTGAAGAAAAACGAAGAAATCGTAGAATCTTTAGGTGAAAGAATTCTTGGACGAGTTGCATTACAAGATGTTATTAATCCTTTGGATAACGAAGTATTAGTTGCATCTGGAGAACAAATAACAGAAGCAATTGTTAAAGCAATTGAAGCTTCGCCAATTGAAAAAGTTGAAGTTCGTTCTCCATTAACTTGTGAGGCTTTAAAAGGAATCTGTGCTAAATGTTACGGTAGAAACTTAGCTACTGGAAAAATTACGCAAAGAGGAGAAGCTGTTGGTGTAATTGCTGCTCAATCTATTGGAGAGCCTGGAACACAATTGACACTTCGTACATTCCACGTAGGTGGGGTTGCGGGAGGTATATCTGAGGAGTCAAGTATTATTGCTCGTTTCCCAGGTAAACTTGAAATCGAGGATTTAAAAACAGTTAAAGGAGAAGATAGCGAAGGAAACGCTGTGGATATTGTTGTTTCTCGTTCTACTGAATTGAAATTAATCGATGAAAAAACAGGTATTTTATTAAGTACAAATAATATCCCTTACGGTTCTAGTATTTTTGTAAAAGACGGACAGTCAGTTGCAAAAGGAGAAGTAATCTGTAAATGGGATCCATATAATGGAGTTATTATTTCCGAGTTTACTGGTAAAATTGCTTATGAAGATTTAGAGCAAGGACAATCGTTCATGGTAGAAATTGATGAGCAAACTGGTTTCCAAGAAAAAGTAATTTCTGAGTCAAGAAACAAAAAATTAATTCCAACTTTATTGGTTTACGGTAAAGACAATGAATTGATTCGTTCGTACAACTTACCTGTTGGAGCTCACTTGATGGTTGATGATGGCGAGAAAATTAAAGCCGGTAAGATTTTAGTTAAAATTCCACGTCGTTCTTCTAAATCTGGAGATATCACTGGAGGTTTACCAAGAATTACCGAGTTGTTAGAAGCTCGTAATCCATCAAATCCAGCTGTAGTGTCTGAAATTGATGGTGTTGTATCTTTCGGAAAAATCAAACGTGGTAATCGCGAAATCATCATCGAATCTAAATTTGGTGAAGTGAAGAAATACCTAGTTAAATTATCTAGTCAAATCTTGGTTCAAGAAAATGACTTTGTAAAAGCAGGTGTTCCTTTGTCTGATGGTGCTATTACTCCTGATGATATTTTGAGAATTCAAGGGCCAGCTGCTGTACAACAGTACTTGGTAAATGAAATTCAAGAAGTATACCGTTTACAAGGGGTAAAAATTAACGACAAACACTTTGAAGTAGTTATTCGTCAAATGATGCGTAAAGTACGTGTTCAAGATCCAGGAGATACTTTGTTCTTAGAAGATCAATTAATCCATACTAAAGATTTCATCTTAGAAAACGATAAGTTATACGGAATGAAAGTGGTAGAAGATGCAGGTGATTCTGATACATTGAAACCAGGACAAATTATCACACCGCGTCAGTTGCGTGATGAAAACTCATTGTTAAAACGTACAGATAAAAACCTAGTTGTAGCACGTGATGTAATTACAGCAACTGCTACGCCAGTACTTCAAGGTATAACTAGAGCATCTTTACAAACGAAATCATTCATTTCAGCAGCTTCTTTCCAAGAAACTACTAAAGTATTAAACGAAGCTGCAGTAGCAGGTAAAGTTGATTACTTAGAAGGTCTGAAAGAAAATGTAATTGTAGGTCACAGAATTCCAGCAGGTACAGGTATGAGAGAATACGATCATACTATTGTTGGATCTAAAGATGATTACAATGAAATGATGGCTAACAAAGAGGAGTATATTTATTAA
- a CDS encoding peptidylprolyl isomerase gives MIFQFPFISSFLNNKKHILTLLLIFSVALVSAQEIIKDNPVKETPKVDSSKKIKIDGIIATVGEYIILDSDIDKAYLEISSQGGSVKDITRCQMLGKLMEDKLYAHQAVQDSVKVTDSEVKTMMDERLNYMTEQLGSMDKIVEYYKKDNEEDFRTYFFDILKENKLTTEMQKKIVDDVEITPEEVRNFFKKIPKDELPVFSAEMEVAQIVVKPKISDADKQKVIDRLNGFKKEIQEGSSFATKAVLYSQDPGSRSSGGYYKMNRKTPFVKEFKDVAFSLDEGEISEPFETEYGYHIIFVEKVKGQEVELRHILLAPKVTEEALLEAKEKITLIRKRILDKEITFAEAARTLSDEKETRTNGGVLINPKTQDTRFELTKMDPSLYAQVSNLKENELSSPFVEEPQEGKKQFKLVTVTNRINEHTADYAKDYTKIKELALKEKQIKAIGKWFDDKIKDTYIKIIGEYKDCSFTNNWLKK, from the coding sequence ATGATTTTTCAATTTCCGTTTATCTCAAGTTTTTTAAACAATAAAAAACATATTTTAACTTTACTACTTATTTTTTCAGTTGCCTTGGTTTCTGCTCAAGAAATTATCAAAGACAATCCCGTAAAAGAAACTCCAAAAGTAGATTCTTCTAAAAAAATTAAAATAGATGGAATTATTGCTACAGTGGGGGAATATATCATCCTAGATTCAGATATTGACAAAGCTTATTTAGAAATTTCTAGTCAAGGTGGTTCTGTAAAAGATATAACAAGATGTCAGATGTTAGGTAAACTAATGGAAGATAAACTGTATGCGCATCAAGCAGTTCAGGACAGTGTCAAGGTTACAGATTCAGAGGTGAAAACTATGATGGATGAACGTTTGAATTATATGACAGAGCAGTTGGGTTCTATGGATAAAATTGTGGAATACTACAAGAAAGATAATGAAGAAGACTTTAGGACATATTTTTTTGATATTCTAAAAGAGAACAAGTTAACGACTGAAATGCAAAAGAAAATTGTAGATGATGTTGAAATTACTCCAGAAGAAGTTCGAAATTTTTTCAAGAAAATACCAAAAGATGAATTGCCTGTTTTTAGTGCTGAAATGGAGGTTGCCCAAATTGTGGTTAAACCTAAAATTTCGGATGCTGATAAACAGAAAGTTATAGATCGATTGAATGGGTTCAAAAAAGAGATTCAAGAGGGGTCAAGTTTTGCAACCAAAGCGGTACTTTATTCTCAAGATCCAGGATCAAGATCCAGTGGTGGTTATTACAAAATGAACCGAAAAACTCCATTTGTAAAAGAATTTAAAGATGTTGCATTTAGTCTTGATGAAGGAGAAATATCAGAGCCTTTTGAGACAGAATATGGGTATCATATTATTTTTGTTGAAAAAGTTAAGGGGCAAGAAGTTGAATTGCGTCACATTTTATTAGCACCAAAAGTTACAGAGGAAGCCTTACTTGAGGCTAAAGAGAAAATCACTTTAATTCGTAAACGAATTTTAGATAAAGAAATTACTTTTGCGGAAGCAGCCAGAACCCTTTCTGATGAGAAAGAAACTAGAACTAATGGTGGAGTTTTAATTAATCCAAAAACACAAGACACCCGTTTTGAATTGACAAAAATGGATCCGAGTTTGTATGCTCAAGTTTCTAATTTAAAGGAAAATGAATTGTCAAGTCCATTTGTTGAGGAGCCGCAAGAAGGAAAAAAACAATTTAAATTGGTTACCGTAACTAATAGAATTAATGAGCATACCGCTGATTATGCCAAAGATTATACTAAAATTAAAGAATTAGCTTTAAAGGAGAAGCAAATCAAAGCTATCGGAAAATGGTTTGATGATAAAATTAAAGACACCTATATAAAAATAATTGGAGAATATAAAGATTGTTCATTTACAAATAATTGGTTGAAAAAATAA
- a CDS encoding AAA family ATPase: MSDVTAIHNLVQKRAALKNEIAKIIVGQDAVIDQILLAVFSGGHALLVGVPGLAKTLMVNTLAQALGLDFKRIQFTPDLMPSDILGSEILDENRQFKFIKGPVFTNIVLADEINRTPPKTQAALLEAMQERSVTVAGYKHQLNLPYFVLATQNPIEQEGTYPLPEAQLDRFMFAIKLEYPTFEEEVLVVKQTTSDKKWEVQSLFSAQEIIDFQQLIRRIPVADNVIEYAVGLVGKTRPDSLLSNDYVKNYLDWGAGPRASQNLVLAAKTHAAFNGKYSPDIEDVKAVAVGILRHRIIKNYKADAEGITEEEIISQIL; encoded by the coding sequence ATGTCAGATGTAACCGCTATTCATAACTTAGTTCAAAAAAGAGCTGCTCTTAAAAATGAAATTGCCAAAATTATTGTTGGGCAGGATGCGGTTATAGATCAAATTTTACTGGCTGTTTTTTCTGGAGGTCATGCTTTATTAGTAGGCGTGCCAGGTCTTGCAAAAACATTAATGGTGAATACTTTGGCCCAGGCCTTAGGTTTGGATTTCAAGCGCATTCAATTTACACCAGATTTGATGCCTTCAGATATTTTAGGAAGTGAAATTTTGGACGAGAATAGGCAATTTAAATTCATTAAGGGACCTGTTTTTACCAATATTGTTTTAGCGGATGAAATTAACAGGACTCCTCCAAAGACACAAGCTGCTTTGTTGGAAGCGATGCAAGAACGTTCGGTTACTGTAGCGGGCTATAAACACCAATTAAATTTACCTTATTTTGTTTTAGCTACTCAAAACCCAATTGAGCAGGAAGGAACTTATCCTCTGCCAGAGGCGCAATTGGACCGATTTATGTTTGCTATCAAATTAGAATATCCCACTTTTGAAGAAGAAGTTCTAGTTGTAAAACAAACGACATCAGACAAGAAATGGGAAGTTCAATCCTTATTTTCGGCTCAAGAAATTATCGATTTTCAACAATTGATTCGTCGAATTCCAGTTGCGGATAATGTAATTGAATATGCCGTAGGTTTGGTTGGTAAAACACGCCCAGACAGTTTGTTGTCAAATGACTATGTGAAAAATTATTTAGATTGGGGAGCTGGTCCTAGAGCTTCGCAAAATTTAGTTTTAGCAGCTAAAACACATGCGGCTTTTAATGGGAAATATTCTCCTGACATTGAAGATGTAAAAGCGGTTGCAGTTGGTATTCTTCGTCATCGAATTATAAAAAACTATAAAGCAGATGCTGAAGGGATTACAGAAGAAGAAATTATAAGTCAAATTCTGTAA
- a CDS encoding peptide chain release factor 3, which produces MSFLEEIQRRRTFGIISHPDAGKTTLTEKLLLFGGAIQEAGAVKNNKIKKGATSDFMEIERQRGISVSTSVLAFNYKEKKINILDTPGHKDFAEDTFRTLTAVDSVIVVIDVAKGVEEQTEKLVSVCRMRNIPIIVFINKLDREGKDAFDLMDEVEQKLGLTVTPLSFPIGMGYDFQGIYNLWEQNINLFSGDSRKNIEETIAFSDVQSPELEKIIGQKPADKLREELELIDEVYPKFDRQDYLDGKLQPVFFGSALNNFGVRELLDCFVAIAPSPRPKDSETRLVDPKEEKMSGFVFKIHANMDPKHRDRLAFIKIVSGTFERNKPYFHVRQKKNLKFSSPNAFFAEKKEIVDISYPGDIVGLHDTGNFKIGDTLTEGEAMSFKGIPSFSPEHFRYINNADPLKAKQLDKGVDQLMDEGVAQLFTLEMNNRKVIGTVGALQYEVIQYRLEHEYGAKCTYENFPVHKACWVKPDDAKNEEFKEFKRIKQKFLAHDKYGQLVFLADSDFTIQMTQSKYPTVKLFFTSEFD; this is translated from the coding sequence ATGAGTTTTTTAGAAGAAATACAACGCAGGAGAACATTTGGAATTATTTCCCATCCCGATGCCGGGAAAACTACGCTAACTGAAAAATTACTTCTTTTTGGAGGGGCGATTCAGGAAGCGGGTGCTGTGAAAAACAACAAGATCAAGAAAGGTGCAACTTCCGATTTTATGGAGATTGAACGTCAAAGAGGGATTTCGGTTTCGACTTCGGTTTTGGCATTCAATTATAAAGAGAAAAAAATCAACATTCTTGACACACCCGGGCATAAGGATTTTGCTGAAGATACATTTCGAACGTTAACTGCAGTAGATAGTGTAATTGTTGTGATTGACGTTGCCAAAGGGGTCGAGGAACAAACTGAAAAATTAGTTTCGGTTTGCCGAATGAGAAACATCCCAATTATTGTTTTCATCAATAAATTAGACCGTGAAGGAAAAGATGCTTTTGACTTGATGGATGAAGTGGAGCAAAAGTTAGGTTTGACGGTTACACCTTTGAGTTTCCCAATCGGAATGGGATATGACTTTCAAGGTATTTATAATTTATGGGAGCAAAACATCAACTTGTTTAGCGGAGATAGTCGTAAAAATATTGAAGAAACAATAGCTTTTTCAGACGTGCAAAGTCCGGAATTAGAAAAAATAATTGGCCAGAAACCCGCTGATAAATTACGTGAAGAACTAGAATTAATCGACGAGGTTTATCCAAAATTTGACCGTCAGGACTATTTAGACGGAAAATTGCAACCTGTATTTTTTGGTTCAGCTTTGAATAATTTTGGGGTTAGAGAATTGCTAGATTGCTTTGTAGCCATTGCTCCTTCACCTCGACCTAAAGATTCAGAAACGCGTTTAGTGGATCCAAAAGAAGAAAAAATGTCGGGCTTTGTATTCAAAATTCACGCGAATATGGATCCAAAACACCGTGACCGTTTAGCATTTATCAAAATTGTTTCGGGAACTTTTGAACGCAACAAACCGTATTTCCACGTACGGCAAAAGAAGAATTTAAAATTTTCAAGTCCCAACGCCTTTTTTGCTGAAAAAAAAGAAATTGTAGATATCTCCTACCCTGGTGATATTGTGGGATTGCACGATACCGGAAACTTCAAAATTGGTGATACTTTAACCGAAGGAGAAGCGATGAGTTTTAAAGGTATTCCGAGTTTCTCACCAGAACACTTCCGTTACATTAATAATGCTGACCCATTAAAAGCGAAACAACTAGACAAAGGAGTAGACCAATTAATGGACGAAGGAGTGGCGCAGTTGTTTACATTAGAAATGAATAATCGTAAAGTAATTGGAACGGTAGGGGCACTTCAGTACGAAGTTATTCAATACCGTTTAGAACATGAATATGGTGCAAAATGTACCTATGAAAACTTTCCCGTTCACAAGGCTTGTTGGGTAAAACCAGATGATGCTAAAAATGAGGAATTCAAAGAATTCAAACGCATCAAACAAAAGTTTTTGGCACACGATAAATACGGACAATTAGTTTTTTTAGCTGATTCTGATTTTACAATTCAAATGACGCAAAGTAAATACCCTACTGTAAAATTATTTTTCACTTCAGAATTTGATTAG